The sequence below is a genomic window from Haemophilus pittmaniae.
CTTTGAAAATTGACCGCACTTTATATTTCAATATAACATTTATAGAAACTTATAACTGACAATAAAATAACTAAATTCTTAGCAGCATACTTTTAAAAAATCTAACTTTCCTTGTATCCTATTTTACTTTCTCTCCTACAATAAAATATCCAGAGAAGTAGAGAATAAATAATCCCCCCCATATTCTTAAGCAAAGAATCAGATAATCTTTATTTACAAATAATCTTAACTGATCTATCTCACCTGTAGAAAGAAATCTATAAAAAAAAACTATTAATTGTAATCCAATTAGCATAAAAAATGAGTTTCGGAATGATACCACTATATATTTCATTATTTTTCCCCTTCCTTATTTTCTGAATTTAGTAGTTTATTTACAAATTCTCCAGCAGCTAAGCCAATATAAGAAGCTACTGGTTTTAATGGCGTAGGTGTTAATTTCTCTACGCCATAACTGATTCCCGTAGTTCCTGCATATTTTGTTTGCTCCTTAATTTGAGATTTACTATCAGAAGCAGCTGATATTGCAGTATCAATAGAGCCAATTAACACTGCCATACCAATAGGAGCATTTAACGTATAAGGTGTCATAAAGCCAGTTTTTATAGCATCATTATAATTTATTTCTCCGTTTACTGAATATTGTGCAGCCGCACCAAAACCAGTACCAATTGCAGCTTGCTTAACATATTGATTAGTAGTCATTTGAGTTATAGGTTTCAAACCATGCTCAATTCCCTGAACAGCTGTTTGAACTACTTTAGCCTGTGTAGGATTATAAGAATAATAAACCCCTTGACTCACTAATTCCCGGGTTCCTTCAATACCTTCTCGTGCCGCCACTTTAGATATATTGATCCCTTTCTCCACAGCATCCGCATACGCAAGCTGTCCGTTGATATAGGCATTTGCTGCTTTTGTTGAAGCGGCACTGTAGGCTTTAATCCCTTTATCGACTAAATTAACATAGCTTAATTGTCCATTAATGTAAGCTTTTGTTGCCAAATCTTCACTAAGGCGTAACGCTTGCTCCCCTTTACTAACTAGAGTAAGAGCCTTGCCTCCAACTGTTGCTGTAGCTTCCTCCACAAGGGCAACACCTCTTACAACACCAGTTACACCACCTAAAGCAAGCAATGAGCCTGCCTCCAACCCATCCTTAACTGAATAAGCTATTTTCCCATTCGCTGAATTTTTATAATTCTCAAGAGCATCAAGTTCGTTCTTGATAGTATGATACATCTCTTCATCACGAGAATGTTTTTCAGAGCGCCACCCTAGCCAGTTCTTGCTCTCTTCTGGCAAGGTATTCACTGCTTGCGATCTTTGTGCATCCGTACCTGCAAAAGGGAAATGACCATAATCTCGTTTTGGTACAGGATCGTTTATTAAATATTCTGATTCAAAACGATTTTTAGCATTAACTGGTGATGTTGATGACGCCAATTTATAACCAGATGCTGTATTTCCCGTAACGGTTTCTATGTAATAGCGCTCTACATAGCTTAAAAATTCCTTTCTTTCATCGCTATTTAAGGAATTTGGATCTTTTCTAAATTTATCCAAGAGAACGTCACTACGCTGATCTGATTGAATTAAATCTCTAAACTCTAATTTTTCTTTGTTTGTTAATTTTTCTCCACGATAATATTTTGCTTTTAATGCATTTAATCTCGCTCTTGATGCATCACTCAAGAAATTATTCCCCACCGCATTATTCGCCACGGTCATTCCTACGGATGTGTCATTCAGTGAACTCACTAAATCTTGGCCTTGCATTGCTGAAGAAAGCCCGCCGGCTATACCAGCTATCGCTTTCGCGGCATCACGCACCTTGCTGCGTTCTTCTGGGCTGAGTTCGGCTGCTTTCTTGCCAAAAATATGTTCTGCCAAATAAGCAGCACCCAGCTCACCCGCCGCGGTACTAATCGCGCCGGTTGTAGCACTACCGCCCGTCAATTCCGCTTCAATGGCTCCCCAAATCACATGCGCCGGTAAATTGAGACTTGGAATGTCCTTTGTGACATCCTTAATCACTTGATTCACATAAGGAGAAGCACCCGCTGCTGCAATCGCCTGCGCCGAACCGCCGGATACGCCCATTAACACCGCTTGTGTGAGGGCATCCGTCGCTCGCTTATATTCACCGCCAGTCCCCCACTGGTCTTGGCTAATTCTCGCGTTGAGAATTTGCTCATCCAAGGCATTCGCTTGTGCACTATCTCCTCTCGCTTCTGCTGCCTCTTTTTGACTTTGCAGCACTTTAATCTCTTTCGCTATCGCTTTTTGCTGCACATCAATATATTTATTCACCGCCGTTTGGATATGCCCTGCCGCCTCCCGTATCTGCCGTTGCTCATCCAATTGTTTATTCACATCTTTTGGCGTTTCGACTTGAGGGTTCGCTTGAGCAAGCTCGGTATTAATGCCGAGTGCTTTGGCTGTGGTCGCGATTGGTGTGGTGTCTTTAGTTAAGATTATCGTGCCTTCGCTTAAGGTTGCCTTCGTAAGACTGCTGTCGCTGTCACTTTGGCTCATTGGCAGGCCACCGTTCACACCTCCGGAACGCTCACCCTTCACCAGCGTGCTATCCGGCGCATTTTCTTTTACGACCTTGCCCGTTTTATTATCAATCTGTTCATCTGCCGTTTGCTTCAGGTTTAGATTTAAGCTACCGCTAGAGGCTTTACTAGAAGAGTGATTGTGAATATCTTCAAAGGTTAGGGCGTTGGTTTCTAAACGGTTGGCTTCGGGATTTTGCCCGATAATCGCAGCCCCTTTTAAATGCACGTTGTCGGCTTTTACATTGTAATGGTCTTCTGCAAACAGGCCTGCTTGCTCCAATACTTGGTGATATTCCGTTGTCCCCTTAGCCGCTTGAGCCCCAACTGAGGCACCCCAAGCCGAACCAAAACCGCCCTCCACTTGTAAATTTAAACCGGAGGAAGTGTTTTTGCTCTTCGCATGGCTTTGTAGGCTTTCAACCGTCAAATCCCCTTGAATATCCGTTTCAATCACCCGCGCTTTGGCGGTGACTCCCCGAAGATGCGCATTGGCTTGTGGGCTTGACTTCGTGCTATCGCCCGTTTTTAGGCTTAAGCGTTCGGTATCAATTTGGCTATTACGCACCGTTTGGAACTCGCTGTCCTGTTTACCTTGGCCAAAACCTAGCTGTAAATAGAACGACCAACCGGTTTTCGCGCCAACACTGACGGCGGTTCCCACCTCAACACCACTATTTTGTTGGCGACCTTTGTATTGTCCTAAATCAAGCTCCGCTTGGTAATCAATACCATCTCGGCCGTAAAGGCTAATATGGCTATCCGCTAAACGTTGGCCTGTTTTATCTCGACTGGTCAGATCCGTGTGGGTTAAATCTAATTTGCCTGAATGAG
It includes:
- a CDS encoding hemagglutinin repeat-containing protein; protein product: MAQASTLDGTHLDAGGDMLLSGSEVKVNAVYDRSQSEQHNRTKVKGVGVRATIDEHAVKKQQYQDESANGSTQTLVGKIINFVEATDKANHQIANRVAGYGYRQQTESHHYAQSETAKGAELSAKGNLTIQAREADISAQGGQYHAGKDLQLNAKGNVLLEAAQSWQSSRNEQRRKGANYDGAQRADGMFGVYNDKSHGIGENSQQQGALMTAGGASSIVAQTGNISAQGLKLISEQNAQLQAGKDIRLTTAVEHINTDESSTKRAVGAAKVSDTERFFGYHRELSSKQQGQTVHSGSLISSLNGDVKVNAGGEYQQTSSELLAKNKISVDAASIKTDTVFNEQSLKSHESDLKIGNFTRVKSPIIDLINTIESTVKNKDASDRVKAANLMSIAAQGYNALELAKEVDISNWSKNPTDAGYLLRIETGTGFSHHRDNREGWEKISQANRMNAKDIELNAHSGKLDLTHTDLTSRDKTGQRLADSHISLYGRDGIDYQAELDLGQYKGRQQNSGVEVGTAVSVGAKTGWSFYLQLGFGQGKQDSEFQTVRNSQIDTERLSLKTGDSTKSSPQANAHLRGVTAKARVIETDIQGDLTVESLQSHAKSKNTSSGLNLQVEGGFGSAWGASVGAQAAKGTTEYHQVLEQAGLFAEDHYNVKADNVHLKGAAIIGQNPEANRLETNALTFEDIHNHSSSKASSGSLNLNLKQTADEQIDNKTGKVVKENAPDSTLVKGERSGGVNGGLPMSQSDSDSSLTKATLSEGTIILTKDTTPIATTAKALGINTELAQANPQVETPKDVNKQLDEQRQIREAAGHIQTAVNKYIDVQQKAIAKEIKVLQSQKEAAEARGDSAQANALDEQILNARISQDQWGTGGEYKRATDALTQAVLMGVSGGSAQAIAAAGASPYVNQVIKDVTKDIPSLNLPAHVIWGAIEAELTGGSATTGAISTAAGELGAAYLAEHIFGKKAAELSPEERSKVRDAAKAIAGIAGGLSSAMQGQDLVSSLNDTSVGMTVANNAVGNNFLSDASRARLNALKAKYYRGEKLTNKEKLEFRDLIQSDQRSDVLLDKFRKDPNSLNSDERKEFLSYVERYYIETVTGNTASGYKLASSTSPVNAKNRFESEYLINDPVPKRDYGHFPFAGTDAQRSQAVNTLPEESKNWLGWRSEKHSRDEEMYHTIKNELDALENYKNSANGKIAYSVKDGLEAGSLLALGGVTGVVRGVALVEEATATVGGKALTLVSKGEQALRLSEDLATKAYINGQLSYVNLVDKGIKAYSAASTKAANAYINGQLAYADAVEKGINISKVAAREGIEGTRELVSQGVYYSYNPTQAKVVQTAVQGIEHGLKPITQMTTNQYVKQAAIGTGFGAAAQYSVNGEINYNDAIKTGFMTPYTLNAPIGMAVLIGSIDTAISAASDSKSQIKEQTKYAGTTGISYGVEKLTPTPLKPVASYIGLAAGEFVNKLLNSENKEGEK